One segment of Ipomoea triloba cultivar NCNSP0323 chromosome 12, ASM357664v1 DNA contains the following:
- the LOC115999303 gene encoding L-type lectin-domain containing receptor kinase IV.1-like, whose product MVVIISAAQLCCSATSGGHEFTFHGFNSGDLTLDGIAEITSNGLLRLTNETMLQKGRALYPMPINFKNSSNGSVFSFSTTFVCAMVPQTPSWITHGIMFAITQPGGLPGALPNPYFGLFNETTFNGNATNHVVAVELDTLQNPDHDDIDNNHVGIDIHRLISVEAKSAGYYQGNQLHNFSLGSSKPIQAWVEYDGMAKQMNVTVAPLSVGKPSKPLLSFPHDISLDVLETVSIGFTAATGSAVSTQYILGWSFKMNGIAQELDPSKLPKLPRVGPKRKSRFLVIGVPVIAIFSLIIIAFGVGYYVFRKRKFAELLEDWEQLYGPHRFNYKELYFATKGFSDKQILGAGGFGKVYRGVLHNTRAEIAVKKIHNQSTLGMRPFIAEVVSMGQLCHRNLVPLRGYCRRKRELLLVYEYMPNGSLDRYLFDKPMRTLSWNQRFQVIKGVASALFYLHEEWEQVVIHRDIKASNVLLDSEWNGRLGDFGLARLYDHGSDPQTTHVAGTHGYLAPEHVRTGKATTSSDMFAFGAFLLEVACGRRPIEQTASNDDLILVEWVFSWWNRGEILQTVDPKLGEDYDVEEVDMVLKLGLLCSLLDAELRPNIRQVIRYLERFVALPKLSLLTLSIAGLTISRSEGFDDFVLSLSYSDDKIGSCYSSITNSIVSEGR is encoded by the coding sequence ATGGTAGTCAtcatctctgctgctcaactatGCTGCTCTGCAACATCTGGAGGCCATGAGTTCACATTCCACGGGTTCAACTCAGGCGATCTGACCCTGGACGGAATAGCTGAGATCACATCCAACGGCTTACTAAGGCTAACAAATGAAACCATGCTGCAGAAAGGCCGCGCCTTATACCCAATGCCTATCAATTTCAAGAATTCATCCAACGGCTCCGTTTTCTCCTTCTCCACCACCTTTGTCTGTGCAATGGTGCCCCAGACTCCGAGTTGGATAACTCACGGCATTATGTTTGCGATTACTCAACCTGGAGGCCTTCCAGGAGCTCTACCCAACCCATACTTCGGCCTTTTCAATGAAACCACCTTCAATGGCAATGCTACCAACCATGTGGTGGCGGTGGAGCTCGATACCCTCCAGAACCCTGATCATGATGACATTGATAACAATCATGTGGGAATTGATATCCACCGCTTGATATCAGTTGAAGCAAAATCAGCAGGCTACTATCAGGGCAACCAACTTCATAACTTTAGTCTTGGCAGCAGCAAGCCAATACAAGCTTGGGTGGAATATGATGGGATGGCTAAGCAAATGAATGTCACTGTGGCTCCTCTCAGTGTGGGGAAACCAAGTAAGCCTCTTTTGTCTTTTCCCCATGATATTTCTCTGGACGTACTAGAAACCGTGTCTATCGGCTTCACTGCGGCCACTGGTTCAGCAGTTTCAACCCAATATATTCTTGGGTGGAGCTTCAAAATGAATGGCATTGCTCAAGAGCTTGATCCCTCTAAACTTCCAAAGCTTCCACGAGTGGGGCCTAAGAGAAAATCTAGATTTCTAGTCATTGGGGTGCCTGTGATTGCAATATTTTCTCTGATTATTATTGCTTTTGGAGTGGGATATTATGTATTCAGGAAGAGGAAGTTTGCAGAGTTGCTTGAGGACTGGGAACAGTTATATGGACCTCATAGGTTCAATTACAAAGAATTGTACTTTGCCACCAAGGGCTTTTCGGACAAACAAATATTGGGTGCAGGGGGGTTTGGCAAAGTTTATAGAGGCGTGTTACACAACACGCGAGCTGAAATTGCTGTGAAGAAAATTCATAATCAATCAACACTAGGAATGAGACCCTTCATAGCTGAAGTTGTTAGTATGGGGCAATTGTGTCATAGGAATTTAGTTCCTCTTCGTGGCTATTGCAGACGTAAAAGAGAATTGCTTTTGGTTTATGAGTACATGCCTAATGGAAGTCTTGACAGGTATTTGTTTGACAAACCAATGCGCACCCTCAGTTGGAACCAAAGATTTCAAGTCATCAAAGGAGTGGCATCGGCTTTATTCTATCTACATGAGGAATGGGAGCAGGTGGTGATTCACAGAGATATAAAGGCTAGTAACGTCTTGCTAGATAGTGAATGGAATGGAAGATTAGGAGATTTTGGCTTAGCTAGATTGTATGATCATGGATCTGATCCTCAAACTACACATGTGGCAGGAACTCATGGCTATCTCGCCCCAGAACATGTTAGAACAGGCAAGGCCACGACAAGCTCTGATATGTTTGCTTTTGGAGCATTCTTACTTGAAGTTGCTTGTGGCAGGAGGCCTATTGAGCAAACAGCGTCAAATGATGATCTTATTTTGGTGGAGTGGGTGTTTTCATGGTGGAATAGAGGTGAAATATTACAAACGGTTGATCCTAAACTTGGTGAAGATTATGATGTTGAAGAAGTGGACATGGTCTTAAAGCTAGGGTTGTTGTGTTCTTTGCTAGATGCAGAACTCAGACCTAACATTCGACAAGTTATTCGATACTTGGAACGCTTTGTAGCTCTACCAAAATTGTCATTACTTACTCTCTCCATAGCAGGTTTGACGATTTCGCGAAGTGAAGGCTTTGATGACTTTGTTTTGTCACTTTCATACTCGGATGACAAGATAGGTTCGTGCTATTCTTCAATCACAAACTCTATTGTCTCTGAAGGTCGTTGA
- the LOC116000058 gene encoding L-type lectin-domain containing receptor kinase IV.1-like, with protein sequence MFVKLLILIVYSLRKFADSEDTGFTYTGFRSANLSLDGLAELTSNGLLKLTNSSRLKTGHAFHPIPIRFKNTSTAWALSFSTTFVFAIVPEYSTLGGHGLAFAIAPKRSLLGGLPAPYIGLLNDTTNGNLTNHLFAVEFDTLLSREFEDINDNHVGININQMKSQVSKPAGYVGNGSLPQNLSLISGEPMQAWVEYSGPKKQINVSLAPINVPKPKIPLLSLSYDLTPIIGQTMYLGFSSATGSITSIHYVLGWSFRVNGVAEALEISRLPNLPRLGSKKRSEFLSIGLPVILPVSILAVILGAAYYVMIKKKFAEVLEDWELEYGPHRFKYKELYTATKGFKEKELLGTGGFGRVYRGVLPNSKNEIAVKKVSHESRHGMRAFIAEVVSMGRLSHRNLVPLLGYCRRKGELLLVYEYMPNGSLDKYLFDKPKSSLNWNQRFQVIKGVASALFYLHEEWEQVVVHRDIKASNVLLDSEWNARLGDFGLARLYDHGTDPQTTHVVGTLGYLAPEHIRKGKATTSSDVFAFGAFLLEVACGRRPIEPAAPNEDDLLVEWVFSWWSRGEILQAIDPKLGLNYVTKEANLVLKLGLLCSLLDPTSRPSMQQVVLYLDGSMVLPELSSLSLSTAGLIVGQSEGFDDFVGSLSSSGERRSAYCSSVANSILSGGR encoded by the coding sequence ATGTTTGTAAAGCTTTTGATATTAATAGTTTATAGTCTAAGAAAGTTTGCAGACAGTGAAGATACTGGATTCACTTACACTGGGTTCAGGTCTGCAAACCTTAGCCTAGATGGCTTAGCAGAGCTCACTTCCAATGGCCTTTTGAAGCTAACAAATTCCTCTAGGCTAAAGACAGGCCATGCCTTTCACCCAATTCCGATTAGGTTCAAGAACACATCAACTGCTTGGGCTCTCTCTTTCTCGACTACCTTTGTGTTTGCCATAGTCCCGGAATACTCTACTTTGGGTGGTCATGGCTTGGCCTTTGCAATTGCACCAAAAAGGAGCCTTCTGGGAGGTCTTCCAGCCCCCTATATTGGCCTTCTCAATGACACAACTAATGGTAACCTCACAAACCATCTCTTTGCAGTTGAGTTTGATACTTTGTTAAGCCGCGAGTTTGAGGATATCAATGATAACCATGTTGGGATCAACATAAATCAAATGAAGTCCCAAGTTTCAAAACCAGCAGGTTATGTTGGTAATGGTTCTTTGCCTCAGAACTTGAGTCTGATCAGTGGGGAGCCAATGCAAGCTTGGGTGGAGTATAGTGGTCCAAAGAAGCAAATTAATGTTAGTTTAGCACCTATAAATGTACCCAAACCAAAAATTCCTCTGTTGTCTTTGTCCTATGATCTTACTCCAATCATAGGCCAAACCATGTACCTCGGGTTTTCATCCGCAACGGGGTCTATAACCTCAATCCACTATGTTCTGGGGTGGAGCTTCAGGGTAAATGGCGTGGCCGAAGCGCTTGAGATCTCTCGACTTCCAAATCTGCCTCGATTGGGATCCAAGAAGAGGTCTGAGTTTTTGTCAATTGGTTTGCCTGTGATTTTGCCTGTTTCTATTCTAGCAGTGATTTTAGGTGCAGCTTATTATGTAATGATTAAAAAGAAGTTTGCAGAAGTGCTTGaagattgggagcttgagtatGGGCCTCATAGGTTCAAGTACAAAGAATTGTACACTGCCACTAAAGGATTCAAAGAGAAGGAGCTTTTAGGGACTGGGGGCTTTGGGAGAGTCTATAGAGGAGTGTTGCCTAATTCAAAAAATGAGATTGCTGTAAAGAAAGTCTCCCATGAATCAAGACATGGGATGAGGGCATTCATTGCTGAAGTAGTTAGTATGGGGAGGTTAAGTCATAGGAATTTAGTTCCACTTCTAGGCTATTGCAGGCGCAAAGGAGAGTTGCTCTTGGTGTACGAATACATGCCGAATGGAAGTCTTGACAAGTATTTGTTCGACAAGCCGAAATCATCCCTCAATTGGAACCAAAGGTTTCAAGTAATCAAAGGAGTAGCATCGGCGCTATTCTATCTACACGAAGAATGGGAGCAGGTGGTGGTTCACAGAGATATAAAGGCCAGTAACGTCTTGCTAGATAGCGAGTGGAATGCAAGGCTAGGAGATTTCGGGCTAGCTAGATTGTACGATCATGGAACTGATCCTCAGACTACGCATGTAGTGGGAACTCTTGGGTACCTTGCCCCGGAGCACATTAGAAAAGGCAAGGCCACAACTAGCTCCGATGTGTTCGCTTTTGGAGCATTCTTGCTTGAAGTTGCATGTGGCAGAAGGCCTATAGAGCCCGCAGCCCCAAATGAGGATGATCTTTTGGTAGAATGGGTATTTTCTTGGTGGAGTAGAGGTGAGATCTTGCAGGCTATTGATCCCAAACTTGGGCTCAATTATGTTACCAAAGAAGCAAACTTGGTTTTAAAACTTGGGCTATTGTGTTCTCTTCTAGACCCAACGTCTAGGCCAAGCATGCAACAAGTGGTTTTGTACTTGGATGGTTCTATGGTACTTCCAGAGTTATCATCACTTTCCCTTTCCACAGCAGGCCTAATAGTTGGTCAGAGCGAAGGTTTTGATGATTTTGTTGGGTCCCTTTCATCCTCCGGAGAAAGGAGAAGCGCATATTGCTCCTCTGTCGCAAACTCTATTCTCTCTGGAGGCCGCTGA
- the LOC115998668 gene encoding L-type lectin-domain containing receptor kinase IV.2-like translates to MRLKLVIVVAIFTAQLCFATSGDLEFTFNGFSSANLSLDGIAQITSNGLLSLTNETNHQIGRAFYPMPINFKNSTNASAFSFSTTFVCAIVPKFQSLYYGLTFAITPPGGLPGAFWDPYFGLFNETNSYGNVSSHVVAVELDTVQNSQFDDIDNNHVGIDINGLRSALAKPAGYYQGNQFYSFSLGSGKPIQVWVEYDGRAKEMNVTVAPLSVGKPSKPLLSFPHDISLDVLETVSVGFTSATGSAVSTQYILGWSFKMNGIAQELDPSKLPKLPRGPKRKSRFLVIGVPVIAIFSLVVIVCGVGYYVLRKRKFAELLEDWELEYGPHRFNYKELYFATKGFSDKQILGAGGFGKVYRGVLPNSKTEIAVKKVYHQSTQGMRSFIAEVVSLGRLCHRNLVPLLGYCRRKGELLLVYECMPNGSLDRYLFEKPVCTLSWNQRFQVIKGVASALFYLHEEWEKVVVHRDIKASNILLDSDWNARLGDFGLARLYDHGSDPQTTHLAGTHGYLAPEYIRTLKATTTSDMFAFGVFLLEVVCGRRAIEHKAPYEVLILVEWVFLSWNRGEILQIIDPKLGEDYVVEEVNIVLKLGLLCSLVDTEFRPNIQQILRYLEGSVALPDLSLLTLSTAGLTISRSEGFDDFVSSLSYSGNIDSHCSSITNSITYDGR, encoded by the coding sequence ATGCGTCTCAAGCTTGTAATTGTGGTAGCCATCTTTACTGCACAACTATGCTTCGCAACGTCTGGAGACCTTGAATTCACATTCAACGGATTTAGCTCAGCCAATCTGAGCCTCGACGGAATAGCCCAAATCACTTCCAATGGCTTACTCAGCCTAACAAATGAAACCAATCATCAGATAGGCCGTGCCTTCTACCCCATGCCTATCAATTTCAAGAACTCAACCAACGCCTCTGCTTTCTCCTTCTCCACCACTTTTGTCTGTGCTATCGTGCCCAAGTTTCAGAGTTTGTACTATGGCCTTACCTTTGCCATTACACCACCAGGAGGCCTTCCTGGAGCATTTTGGGACCCATATTTTGGCCTTTTCAATGAAACAAACTCCTATGGCAATGTTTCCAGCCATGTGGTGGCAGTGGAGCTCGATACCGTCCAGAATTCTCAATTTGATGATATCGATAACAACCATGTAGGAATTGATATCAACGGCTTGAGATCAGCTTTAGCAAAACCAGCAGGGTACTATCAGGGCAACCAATTTTATAGCTTTAGTCTTGGAAGTGGCAAGCCAATACAAGTTTGGGTAGAATATGATGGCAGAGCTAAGGAAATGAATGTCACTGTGGCTCCTCTCAGTGTGGGTAAACCAAGTAAGCCTCTTTTGTCTTTCCCCCATGATATTTCTCTGGACGTACTAGAAACCGTGTCGGTTGGCTTCACATCGGCCACTGGTTCAGCTGTATCAACCCAATATATTCTTGGGTGGAGCTTCAAAATGAATGGCATTGCTCAAGAACTAGATCCCTCTAAACTTCCAAAGCTTCCAAGAGGGCCTAAGAGAAAATCTAGATTTCTAGTCATTGGGGTGCCTGTGATTGCAATATTTTCTCTGGTTGTTATTGTGTGTGGAGTGGGTTATTATGTATTAAGGAAGAGGAAGTTTGCAGAGTTGCTTGAGGACTGGGAACTCGAGTATGGACCTCATAGGTTCAATTACAAAGAATTGTACTTTGCCACCAAGGGGTTTTCAGACAAACAAATATTGGGGGCAGGGGGGTTTGGCAAAGTTTATAGAGGAGTGTTACCCAACTCAAAAACTGAGATTGCTGTGAAGAAAGTTTACCACCAATCAACACAGGGAATGAGATCCTTTATTGCTGAAGTTGTTAGTTTGGGGCGGTTGTGTCATAGGAATTTAGTTCCTCTTCTTGGCTATTGCAGACGTAAAGGAGAGTTGCTCTTGGTTTATGAGTGCATGCCTAATGGAAGTCTTGACAGATATTTGTTTGAAAAACCAGTATGCACCCTTAGTTGGAACCAAAGATTTCAAGTCATCAAAGGAGTGGCATCAGCtctattctatctccatgaagAGTGGGAGAAGGTGGTGGTTCACAGAGATATAAAGGCTAGTAACATCTTACTAGATAGTGATTGGAATGCAAGACTTGGAGATTTTGGTTTAGCTAGATTGTATGATCATGGATCCGATCCTCAAACTACACATCTAGCAGGAACACATGGCTACCTTGCCCCAGAATATATTAGAACATTGAAGGCCACAACAACTTCTGATATGTTTGCTTTTGGAGTATTCTTACTTGAAGTTGTATGTGGCAGAAGGGCTATAGAACATAAAGCGCCTTATGAGGTTCTTATTTTGGTAGAGTGGGTGTTTTTGTCATGGAATAGAGGCGAAATATTGCAGATTATTGATCCTAAACTTGGTGAAGATTATGTTGTTGAAGAGGTAAACATTGTCTTAAAACTTGGATTGTTGTGTTCTTTAGTAGATACAGAATTTAGACCTAACATTCAACAAATTCTTCGATACTTGGAAGGCTCTGTAGCTTTGCCGGATTTATCATTGCTCACTCTCTCCACTGCCGGCTTGACTATTTCTCGAAGTGAAGGCTTTGATGATTTTGTTTCATCACTTTCATATTCTGGGAATATAGACTCTCATTGTTCTTCAATCACAAACTCCATCACCTATGATGGCCGTTGA